Genomic segment of Streptomyces longhuiensis:
CGTCCGACCCGGACCGCGCCCAAAGAGCAGGTCCGCGCTCCACGTCTGACCGCACGGCGAACCGAACCCGCGTGCCGCGTGGGCCGGGCGCGCAGGCCGCCGGATAGCCGCTCACGCAAGTCCCGGGCCCACCCGGACACCTCAAGCCGGTCGACCACGACAGCACACAGAGCCGGCCCGGCGCGGGCGGACATTGGCTCCCTGAGCGGGCTTGAGTAGACGGTGCGCTGGCTGACCACCGTTCACGGGCGGAGGCTTGAGGCGGGCCGGCGTTCCGCCGCCGCGGCCGGGCTACACCCCCGAGCACCATTTCGATCTAACCTGCAAACCTAACTTGACAGGTTAGGTTTTGCGTGCTCGACTCTATATGTAACCAGCGAATCCAGGCAGAGAGGTTAGAGACATGGTCTCCGCAGTCCACCACCGCACCGCCACCGTCAACGGCCTTGAGGTCTTCTACCGGGAGGCCGGCAACCCCCAGGCACCCGTGGTCGTACTCCTGCACGGCTTCCCGACCAGCTCGCACATGTTCCGCCACCTGATCCCGGCACTCGCCGACCGCTACCACGTGATCGCCCCCGACCACATCGGGTTCGGCCAGTCCGCGATGCCCGCCCTGCAAGATTTCCCGTACACCTTCGACGCCCTCGCCGAAGTCACCTCCGGCCTGCTCCAGCAGTTGGGCATCGACCGGTTCGCGATGTACGTGCAGGACTACGGCGCTCCCATCGGCTGGCGGCTCGCCCTCCAGTCCCCGGACCACATCACCGCGATCATCACCCAGAACGGCAACGCCTACGAGGAGGGCTTCGTCAAGCCCTTCTGGGACGGCGTCTTCGCCTACGCCCACGCCCCGGGCCCGGACACCGAAGCCCCCATGCGCGGCGCTCTGACCCCCGAGATCACTCGCTGGCAATACGTGAACGGCGTCGCCGACCCCACCCTGATCAGCCCCGACAACTGGGTGCACGACCAGGCGCTGCTGGACCGCCCCGGCAACGACGAGATCCAGCTTCAGCTCTTCCGCGACTACCCCACCAACGTGGTCCTCTACCCGCAAGTCCATGAGTACTTCCGCGACTCCCAGGTCCCACTGCTGGCGGTCTGGGGCGCGAACGACGAGATCTTCGGCCCCGCGGGCGCGGAGGCGTTCGCCCAACACCTGCCCGACGCAGAGATCCACCTGCTCGAGTCCGGGCACTTCGCTCTGGAAAGCCACCTCGGGACCATCACCGAGCGCATCCGCGACTTCCTGGCCCGCGTCCTCGCCTGAGGCGCAGGGTGCCGGGGCGGCAGTATCGGCGTCCCGCACGAAAGCCCAGACGGCTGCGCCTACCTGGCATCTCGAGCCCGGGCAGGATGCCGCCCCCCACGGCGTTGACCGCGGCCTGGACGTCGACGAGGTCAAGCCCATTGCCCCCGACGCGCACCCGGACTGCCAGATCCAATGAGATAGCGCCGGACGGCAAAGCTCAAGACGGTGCCCGAGGCCGCAGACGCCTTCACCATCCTTATGACGGGCCGAAGCCTCGATCGCCACCATGTACCGCACCCGCGCCGAAGGAGCTGACAACGCCGAGCGTGCCCCCAGCTGCCCGTCAGGCGCCCAAGATCAACTCATGGCCCCTTTGCCGCGTATCCGAGTCAGGCCCTTCAGAGGTTTCACCTTCGAGCAGTCTGGTGAAATGGCCTCGCTGTGCAGTCGGCCTCGTGGTGTTGCTCCGCAGGATCAGCCCGCAAGGCGTTAGGGTCTGACGCACGAGATGACATAGGAGGGGGAACCTGTGAAAAAGTCTCTGCGCTCAAGGACAGTCGCATCGCTGGCGGCTGCCGCAGCCATCAGCCTTGCCATTCCGGGCGTCGCGAACGCCGCTGACCACTCCGTCAAGTCTGTCCCTCCCCTCATAGCGTGAAGACTGCGGCTGCAGGGGAAGTTGGGAGTCATGGCGGAGAAGCGACGGAAGTTCGATCCGGAGTTCCGTGAGGGTGCGGTCCGGATCGTGACGGAGACCGGGAAGTCAATCACCGAGGTCGCGAAAGACCTGGGGATCAACGAGACGACCCTGGCCACCTGGGTGTCCCGGGCTCGGCAGGCCGGGACGAGACCGGCTGTCGGGAGCGAGGAGTTGGAGCGGCTGCGGCGGGAGAATGCCCAGCTCAAGCGGGACAACAAGGAACTGGGCATGGAGCGTGATGTGCTCAAACGCTGCATGGTCCTGTGGGTGAAGTAGCCGTGGCGGACCCGGCCCAAGTGGTCGGGGTGATCAGCGACTTCAGGACCGAGCACGGCATTTCGCACCGCGTCTCGTGCCGGGCTTTGGGCGTCAGCGAGTCGTGGTTCTACAAGCACCGCTCCCGCAAGCCCACCCGGCGGGAAGTACGCCGCCAGCAGCTGGCCGAGGCGGTGACCGAAGAGTTCACCGCCTCCGGCGGCACCTATGGCTCACCGAAGATCTGGATCCAGCTGGTGCGGCAGGGCTGGCGTGTCTCGGTGAACACCATTGCCAAAGTCATGGCCGAGCTCGGTCTGGTGGCCCGCACGGTGCGTCGCCGGCGGGGGCTGACTCGGCCCGGCAAACGGCTGGCCGCCCCTGACTTCGTGCACCGCGACTTCGCCGCCGAGGCCCCTGACCTGGTCTGGTGCGGGGACATGACCGAGATCGCAACCGGTGACGGGAAGCTGTATCTGGCCACGGTCATCGACCTGTTCTCCCGTCGCCTGCTCGGATACGCGATGGGTCCGCGGCACGACGCCGACCTGGTGGTCGCCGCGTTGCACATGGCCGCGGCCACCCGCGGCGGCGACGTCCGTGGAGTGATCTTTCACAGCGACCGCGGGAGCGAATACGGATCACGGAGATTCCGCCGAGCCTGCCGCAAGCTGGGCGTCTTCCAGTCCATGGGACGCGTAGGCTCGTGCTTCGACAACGCCGTCAGCGAAGCGTTCAACAGCGTCCTCAAGGTCGAGTACGTCCACCGGCACGCCTTCACCACCCGCACCGAGGCACGGATCCGGATCGCGACCTGGATCACCGACTTCTACAACACACGACGGCTGCACAGCGTGTGCGGTTTTACGAGCCCGATCGACTACGAACACGACTACTGGGCCAGCCTCAACGAGAGGCTGGCTGCATAAGAAGGTCTCCACGATTCGGGGGGATTGACAAGTCCGCCTCATTCACTGACGGCTGCGCAACGGGGATGGTGACACCCATCAGCACCTGGGGGCAGATCAGGGAATTCGCGAAGAACAACGCCCGGATCCTGGAAGCCGTGCCGAACGACCAGAACCGTGTCTGCTCCCCGAACAGCACCGTCGTAGGTGACCCGTACAAAGGATGCGGATACAACCGCGCAAACGGCTGGATCAAGGTCAAGACCTTCGGTGGACAGTGGGGCTGGGTCGCCATGACCTGCTGGGACGACACCCCCTTCTAGTCCCGGACCCACCGTGCCCCTGATGAACCCCCGGGCGCTGCGGTGCCCGATAGCCTCCAACTTCCCTTCCATAACAGCCAGAACGCCCTGGGGTCCGACGCCATGGGGACTACCGCCAACAGGCACCGGCTCACACTCTGGAGGTCTCATGCGCACACGCCTCACGCCAACAATCGGCACCGTCGTGCTGGCGGCGACCTCTCTGGCAGGCACTCCCACTGCCCAGGCGCAGACCGACGTCACGCCGCGCATCAGAAGTTCTCCTCGGACAGGACAGTGGCGCGATGGATGCGAACGGATTCTGTAGTTGCGGTACTCGCTGATGTACGGCGTCACAAGTCCACGCGGGACTCCGTCTCGCGGGGCT
This window contains:
- a CDS encoding alpha/beta fold hydrolase — translated: MVSAVHHRTATVNGLEVFYREAGNPQAPVVVLLHGFPTSSHMFRHLIPALADRYHVIAPDHIGFGQSAMPALQDFPYTFDALAEVTSGLLQQLGIDRFAMYVQDYGAPIGWRLALQSPDHITAIITQNGNAYEEGFVKPFWDGVFAYAHAPGPDTEAPMRGALTPEITRWQYVNGVADPTLISPDNWVHDQALLDRPGNDEIQLQLFRDYPTNVVLYPQVHEYFRDSQVPLLAVWGANDEIFGPAGAEAFAQHLPDAEIHLLESGHFALESHLGTITERIRDFLARVLA
- a CDS encoding transposase, which codes for MAEKRRKFDPEFREGAVRIVTETGKSITEVAKDLGINETTLATWVSRARQAGTRPAVGSEELERLRRENAQLKRDNKELGMERDVLKRCMVLWVK
- a CDS encoding IS3 family transposase, producing MGEVAVADPAQVVGVISDFRTEHGISHRVSCRALGVSESWFYKHRSRKPTRREVRRQQLAEAVTEEFTASGGTYGSPKIWIQLVRQGWRVSVNTIAKVMAELGLVARTVRRRRGLTRPGKRLAAPDFVHRDFAAEAPDLVWCGDMTEIATGDGKLYLATVIDLFSRRLLGYAMGPRHDADLVVAALHMAAATRGGDVRGVIFHSDRGSEYGSRRFRRACRKLGVFQSMGRVGSCFDNAVSEAFNSVLKVEYVHRHAFTTRTEARIRIATWITDFYNTRRLHSVCGFTSPIDYEHDYWASLNERLAA
- a CDS encoding SH3 domain-containing protein, whose amino-acid sequence is MVTPISTWGQIREFAKNNARILEAVPNDQNRVCSPNSTVVGDPYKGCGYNRANGWIKVKTFGGQWGWVAMTCWDDTPF